From a region of the Methanolobus tindarius DSM 2278 genome:
- the cdhB gene encoding CO dehydrogenase/acetyl-CoA synthase complex subunit epsilon, with amino-acid sequence MVDTTKNTQIYATWGRNVAKPVNPNVAGKLITKAKRPLMVVGSEILKDEKLVEKTIAIARKGVPVAATGHSITALVDKDIGAKYINVHSLGHFLGDKNWGGLDGQGSYDTILFIGHKKYYLNQVLAGIKNFTDLKTIAIERNFMQNATLSFGNLKPEVYLEALDEFIDNL; translated from the coding sequence ATGGTGGACACAACTAAAAACACCCAGATATATGCAACATGGGGTCGAAATGTAGCAAAACCTGTCAACCCAAATGTTGCAGGAAAGCTTATTACCAAGGCTAAGAGACCTCTTATGGTAGTAGGATCTGAGATCCTGAAAGATGAGAAACTTGTTGAGAAAACAATTGCAATTGCAAGAAAAGGTGTTCCGGTAGCAGCTACCGGACATTCCATCACTGCACTTGTTGACAAGGATATCGGTGCAAAATATATCAATGTCCACTCACTTGGTCACTTCCTTGGTGACAAGAACTGGGGCGGTCTTGACGGGCAGGGTTCCTATGATACAATTCTTTTTATCGGTCACAAGAAGTACTATCTTAATCAGGTACTTGCCGGTATCAAGAACTTCACAGATCTGAAGACCATAGCTATCGAGAGAAATTTCATGCAGAATGCAACACTGTCTTTCGGAAATCTTAAACCGGAAGTATACCTCGAGGCGCTTGACGAATTTATTGATAATTTATAA